DNA from Calditrichota bacterium:
CGATCTCTCTCGCACGATGTCAACCTTATTGCAGGTGGTCATGCTCAATCTTTGAATTTGGTCGAGGGCGAATAGCCCAAGTCGCTTATCGGGCTTTTCATTCGCCGAAGGATCAGGACTTGAACAACACTAATGCGTATATTGTTGAGTACCGACTTTCGACGACAACCAAAACCCTGAACACCACCAACAAAAAGGTCAGAATCCTGCGACAGCCGCAGGAAATGTCGCAACTTGCCGACCTGTGGCATCGGGAAGGACTGCGCATTGGCTTAGTTCCGACGATGGGTGCGCTACACGCCGGACACTTGAGTCTGTTTCGGCTCCTTGACGGATGCTGCGACCGAAAGGTGGCGAGTATATTTGTCAACCCGATCCAGTTCGGACCGGAGGAGGATTACACTCGCTATCCGCGAGACGAAGTCTCGGATTTATCGCTACTCACCGGTGCGGGATGCGACGTCGTTTTCGCTCCCGAACGGAAAGCGGTCTTTCCCGATGGCTTTTCAACTTATATCGAGCCTGCGGATTTGCTGACTACGCTCTGCGCTCCTTTCCGGCCGGGGCACTTTCGAGGCGTTTCGACTATAGTGCTCAAGTTATTCAACGTTACCCGCTGCGATGCGGCTGCATTTGGGCTGAAGGACTATCAACAGGCGATGGTTATCCGCCGAATGGTGCGAGACCTCGACCTGCCGGTTGAACTCCACTTTGGTGAAACGCTCCGCGAACCGGACGGGCTTGCGATGTCGTCGCGCAACCGTTATCTATCGTCTGACGAACGCAGGGTTGCTGCAACGCTGCCGCATGCGCTTGAAGCGGCGCGCAGAATGGCTGCAGGCGGTGCTGTTAAGGTAGATGACATCATTAGAATTGTAAGCCAGCGCGTGGTTGACGCCGGTGCTCAGGTTCAATATGTCCAGGTTGTCGATCCGGACAACTTGTCGCTGAGGAGTGAGATAGGCTCAAAGGCCTTACTGGCAGCAGCGATCTTCGTCGGCAGGACTCGCCTTATCGACAACGTATTGGTAGGCCCGGAAGGTGAGACGAAACCGATTGCAGGCGGGAGCGTTGAATGACTATTAGGCCGCTCATCGCCGTCATCCTTGCGGCGGGCAAAGGCAAACGGATGAAGTCGGACCTGCCCAAAGTGCTCCATCCGCTCGCCGGCCGGCCGCTGGTGCACTACGTGATCGATCTGGCTCGCGATGTTAGTGCAATGCGCATTATTCTTGTGATAGGCCATGGACGGGAGCAGGTAGAGCGGCAGACCAAAGCCACCGGTGTTGAGTATGCCGTTCAGGTTGAACAGCGCGGCACAGCCGATGCCGTAATGGCAGGCAAAGACCTGCTCTCTGACTTCGATGGCGACCTGCTCATTCTCTCCGGCGATGTGCCGCTTCTTAGGAAGAGGTCCATTGAGCAAGCACTGGAACATCATCGCCGGACCGTCTCAGTAGGGACGGTGTTTACGTTTACGCCTGACGATCCGGCTGGTTACGGGAGGATACTGCGCAGCCCGGAAGGGGCGTTGATAGGCATTGTTGAGGAGAAAGATGCCGATGAGCGCGTGCGTGCCATTTACGAAGTGAACGCTGGAATCTACATCTTCGACAGCCGGGCGTTATTTCAAGCCCTAGCCCGGATCGACAGCAACAATGCTGCCGGGGAGTTCTATATCACCGACGCAGTGGCGTTATTGCGCAACGACGGGCTTCCTCTGGCGGCCTGGCATATCGACGATCCAGTCGAAGTTGCAGGCGTCAACGACACAGCCCAGTTGGCTGTGCTCGAGGTGCAGCTTGCCGTCCGTCGCGGCGGTTGACAAGCGGCTGCCGATTTCGTAATATGAAATGAATCACCCTTGTAGGGAGACAGGAGATAATTTTTATGAAAATCACAATAACCGTCGCATTAGTTGCGCTTCTTCTGGCGACAGTTGCGATAGCCGGGCCCTACAGCAATCAGACGCAACTCGGCTTCAAGGATTATCTGATCGGCGGTCGTTCGGGCAGCGGCTTGCTGCTCGATCCTTCGCGCCTGACGATCAACCATCAGGTGAGTATGGGTTTCAGTTCCGCCGGGCGGTCGTCGCTCCTGCAAAGCATGTATGCGACCAATATGGCTTACAAACTCTCCAATCCGCTCACACTATCACTCCTGATGGGAGTTCAGAACAGCCGTATCAGCGGTTACGGTATGGAGGGTGGCTTTTCGTCACTGGTCGGCGGTGCAGCACTTGACTACCGGCCGTCAGAGAACCTCTTCATGCGGCTCGAGTTTGTTCGAGGACCGGGTTACTATGGCCCTGCCGACAGGTTCGGATCGCGCCGCGACTGGCCGTTCGACTATGGTGCCGGATCGGACTTTCTCCGCACCGGTCGCTAACCAGTCTCCATGACTCGATTTACCTTCAATCTTCTTTCGGATACATCAGGTTCGCGATGTCCACCAATCCTCGGCCGCGAATGAGATACGACGCTGACGATCCCGACCGCCGCCTGCGCGTCCGTCTCGATCTCTTGATTGGACTGATGATCGTCCAGGTGCTGCTCTCAATTGGTCTCTGGGTCGATCGTTATCGTTCCCAGGGCGGGACGCCGCTGCCACCGGCTGCTCAAGAGGCGTTTCAGACACCGGAATCGGCATCGCCTTCGACACCTTCTTCGCCGCCGCTCTCGGTGCTCGACGAGACGCCGGTTACGCAGGTCTATACCAGCGATCCGGTGATCGAGGAGCCCCCCGTCGTCCGCGAGCCGGTTAGCGAGCCGAAACGTGAACCGGCAGCCGGATCGAAGATTCGTATTCAAGTCTTGAACGGCTGCGGTGTGCCGGGTGTTGCCAAGCGGGCGCGCGATTGGCTGGCGCGACGCAACTACGACGTTCGTGACGTTGGCAATGCCGACCGGCAGGACTACCGGATGTCGAAAGTGGTCAATCGCAGCGGTATCCAGGGCGCTGCGCGCGACCTTGCACGGGTGCTTGGCGTCGACGAATCCCATGTCTCCAATCAAGCCGGGCCAGCCGGGCTCGACTTCGATCTTACCTTCATCATCGGCAAGGATTATAAGCGGTTGCCGTTTGCCCGCTAAACCCCGCCGGGCACTGCTGCCTCGCACCCTCGCCCGCCGCGCCGCGCTCCTTGCGGCCGACAAACAGGCTCTCGACATCCTCGTCCTCGACGTTCGCGCTGCAACCGACTTCACCGACTTTTTTGTGATATGCAGCGGTGCTGTCGATGTTCACGTCTCCGCCATCGCCGACCATATCGAACGTGAAATGCGCGCCATGGGTTATCGTCCAGCTCATACTGAAGGCGCCGACACCCGACGCTGGATTCTGCTCGATTACGTCGATATCGTAGTGCACATCTTCCAACCCGATGCGCGCACCTATTACGCCCTCGAACGCCTCTGGGGGGATGCCAAAGTTGTGAATATCAAAGGTCTGGAGGAGTCGTGAGGTTGACGGCCGAAATAGCCGGACATCTGCGCGACCTGGCATCTTCGCTTGGCGTTGAAGTTTCCGAGGCGCGGGTCGAACTGCCGCGTCAGGGTGCCTTTGGCGATTTTGCTTCCAACCTTCCGATGGTAATCGCCGCGCGGCTTGGCCGCAAACCCATAGAAGTAGCAGAAGAAATTGCGCGCCGCTATCCCACATCAAGCGAGGGTGTTGGTGCCGTCGAAGCAGCGCCTCCCGGCTTTCTCAACTTTCACCTTGCCCCCGGCTGGTTTCACAATCTCCTGCGGGAGATCCTTGTAAGTCCAGGCGAGTATGGCGCCAGCCGCGAAGGTGCCGGTCGCCGGTGGAATTTCGAATTCGTCTCCGCCAATCCTACCGGCCCGCTTAACGTCGTTTCGGCGCGAGCCGCGTCGGTTGGAGATGCCCTCATCCGCATCTTCCGGCGACGTGGTTTCGATGCGGTAAGCGAATACTACTTCAATGATGCCGGACGACAGGTACGATTGCTCGGTGCTTCGGTGCTGGCACGGTCGGATCAAATTAGGTCCGGCATTGCGGAAGTCGTCATTCCGGAGGACGGCTATCACGGCGAATATGTTCTTGACATCGCCCGAGCCTGGCAGGAGGCTCAACATGAAGCGGCCTATGAGAATGACGAAAGCGTCGGGGGATGGGCGACCAACTGGATGCTCGAGCGGCAAAGAACGCAATTAAATCGCTTTCGGGTTGGGTTCGACGTCTGGTTCCGGGAGGCATCGCTTCACACCGACGGCCGGGTTGAAGATGTCGTGAGGAAGATGAAAGAGGTCGATCAGGCTTACGAAAGAGAGGGGGCGCTATGGTTCAGGGCTTCGGCTTTTGGGGATACAGACGACCGGGTGATGGTGACTTCGGAGGGACGGGCAACCTACCGGGTGCCCGATATGGCTTATCATCTCGACAAGTTTGGACGCGGTTTTGAGAAGGCAGTCGTCCTGCTCGGCCCCGATCACCACGGCGCGATCATCACGCTGCAGGCGGCGTTGAAGGCGTTGGGGCTGCCGGACAGTTTCTATGAAGGCATCATTGTCCAGCAGGTTAATCTCCTGCGCGACGGCGAACCGGTCAAGATGTCTAAGCGTGCCGGTCAACTCGTAACCCTCGATGAACTGGTCGATGAGGTGGGTGTCGATGCGGCGCGGTTTTTCTTTTTGAGGCGCAAGATCTCGACGCCTCTCGACTTTGACATCGAACTGGCCAAACGGCATTCGGACGAGAATCCGGTTTATTATGTCCAGTATGCCCACGCCCGCATCTGTTCTATTCTGCGCCAACCGGGAGCAGACGCCCTTAACGGGACCCCTGCAAAGTATCTGAACCTCTTGCAGGAAAAGGAGGAACTCGACGTCCTTCGGTCGTTGATGCTCTTCGACTGGACGCTTGAGGCGGTGGTGCGGAGTCTTGAGCCGTCGCTAATGACGACCTATCTGATCGACGTTGCGAAGGCGTTTCATTACTTCTATACGAAACACCGGGTGCTGACCGATGACCGGGAACGGTCTTCCGCGCGACTGGCGCTCTGCCGTGGGACTGCGGCGGTCTTGAAGGAAGGGCTGGAACTGATCGGCGTCGAAGCGCCTGAGAGGATGTAAGTTAGGTGAATCAACTTCACTACGGCGACAACCTCGAAGTTCTGCGGGAACGAATCTCGGACGAGTCGGTCGATCTTATCTACATCGATCCGCCGTTCAACTCGAAGCGGGACTACAACATCATCTACGACGGCGCGACGGCCCAGGCTGAGGCGTTTAAAGACACTTGGAGTTTGCAGAGTTGGCAGAATGAACGGCAGTTGATCTTCTTTGACGAGCCGCAGCGCTATGCTCGGTTGCACCGGTTCATTCAAGCCCTGGAAGTCTTGCGCATCGATAGCGATCCTTCGCTCTTCGGATATCTGGTCAATATGGGTATCCGGATCGTTGAACTGCATCGGGTTTTGAAGTCCACCGGGAGTTTTTACCTGCACTGCGATCCGACAGCAAGTCATTACCTAAAAGTTCTATTGGATGATGTATTCGGGAAGGCGAATTTTCGCAATGAGATAATCTGGCATTATGGCGGTTGGGTGCATCAGCGAATGAACCAGTTTCCTCGCAAGCACGATGTGATCTTATACTACTCGAAATCCGAGTCTAACACTTTTCATCCGCTTTCGGTTCCATGGGATCGCTATGAGTATATAAGGCTTCGCCGTCAGGCTATACACAAGGAGAGCGACGGCCGCGAATATATCTACGACAGGCGAGGCGGAAAAGGACAGAAGCGGTATCTCGATGTAGCAATGAATGAGGGACGTAGTGTAACCTCAGTCTGGGACATTCGCGCACTTACAAGTTCGGCAAAGGAGAGGTTAGGTTTTCCTACCCAAAAGCCGGAATCGCTGCTTTCCCGCATCATCCGCGCCAGCAGCAATGAAGGCGATGTCGTTCTCGATGCCTTTTGTGGCTGCGGAACTACTGTAGTAGCAGCACAGCGATTGAACCGCAAATGGATCGGCATCGACATCACCTATCTGGCTATCGATCTAGTTCGAGAGCGACTTCTCGATCAGTTTTACCGGGTGGAGGGCGAGCCGGAAGTCGAATCAGCCCGGCGCTTCGACTCCGAAGTGACGATTCACGGCATACCGCGCGACATCGAAGGCGTCCGGCACCTTGCGACCAGGACCAAGGGCGACAGGGTGCGCAAAGAGTACGAGAAATGGGCCGTGTTTTCTGTGGGGGGCGTCTATTCCGAGAAGAAAGGCGCCGATAGCGGTATCGACGGTTATTTCCTGTTAGACGACTTCTCCTCGGAAGGGGAGCATCAGATAGTCCGAGGTTTGATTCAGGTCAAGAGTGGGCGGGTCGGCGTGCGTGAAGTCCGTGACTTTGCTCACGTCCTCGAACGCGAAGGTGCTCCACTGGGGATATTTGTCACTCTTGAGCCACCGACCGGGCCGATGCTGCAGGAGATCGATAGACTTGAGCCGTGGCGGTCCGGACGCGGCAAGGTCATCGACCGCATTACGATGATAACTGCCGAAGATATCCTAAGTGCCCGGCTGCCCGCGCTGCCGATTCGTCGGGCGACAAGACGCGCCTCCCGGGTCGTCCCCGAAGTCGAGCAGCACGATCTCTTACAGGATAACGGCATTTGAGCACCCCCCTTCATCTGACCGTCGTCGGCTCGGCCGCACTTGACACTATCGAAACTCCGCACGGGCGGGCCGACGATGCATTGGGTGGCTCAGCACTCTACCTCGGCGCGGCCGGATCGCTATTTGCGCCGACGCACATTGTTGCGGTCGTGGGTGAAGATTTCCCGCAGCAATCAGTAGAGTTCCTGGCGGGGCGAGGCGTCGATCTGGGTGGTCTGACCATCGCCAAAGGTCCGACTTTTCGGTGGCATGGACGTTATCACAACGATATGAACCGGCGGGACACGCTGGCGCTCGACCTCGGCGTATTCGCCGGTTTCAACCCGCAACTACCGACAGCGGCCGCCGAAGCCGGCATCCTCATGCTCGCCAACATCGACCCGACGCTGCAAGAAAATGTCCTGAGACAAATGGTGAAGCCACGATTAGTGGCTTACGATACAATGAACCACTGGATCACTGGCAGCCGCGCGGCAGTCCAAAGTCTCCTGAGGAAAGTCGATCTCGTCCTCTTGAACGATGAAGAGTTGGCTCTCCTGACCGGTGGCCCGGCTACGATCGAGAATGCCGGGACCTTGCTCGAGATGGGGCCCCGTTTCGCGGTCGTTAAGAAAGGCGAACATGGAGCGATCCTGTTCTGCAAGTCGGAACCACCCTTTCTCTGTCCGGCTTTTCCGGTTCGGAGGCCCGTCGATCCGACCGGAGCCGGCGACACCTTCGCCGGCGGGATGCTCGGATACCTCGCTGCAACCGGCGATTTCGGGACGTTCAGTTTGCGGCGGGCGGTCGTCTATGGTACGCTTGCGGCATCGTTCGCTGTCGAGGCATTTGGAATGAACCGGCTTCAAGAGATCACTCTTGACGACGTCGAAGAGCGCTTCCGGCAGTTTCAAGCGATGGTGGAATTCTGATACCTCATTTTATAACTTGACAGCGTTAGAATAGTAGTGGTTGCTTGCAATAATTCATTGCCTTTTGCCTGTCGTTACCGCGAAGGCGGGAACCCAGACACGTCGGACTTGACTGGATGCCCGCCTGCGCGGGCAAAACGATCTCATATTTACGCGAACTACTGCGAGCGAGCAGTAGTTGTCCGGTAGCATGGACCATTTGTCGCTTGAGCAAGTTCCCGCCATTGAGTGGGTAAAGGGTGCATTACGGTTCATTGACCAGAGGCTTTTACCGGGGCGGTTGCAGGTCATAGAGACTGCCGATTGGCGGGTAGTCCGTAGATCTATCCTGACGTTGGCAATACGCGGCGCGCCGATGATAGGGATCGCCGCGGCTTACGCGGTCGCTTTAGCCGCAGCGAAATCAGGCAGTGCAGGGGCTGGAGTTGGCATGTCGAAGGTCCTTCGCTCGCTACGGTCGGCCCGCCCGACTGCAGTCAACCTCAGTTGGGCGCTCGGCCGGATGGAAGCGATTATCGGGCAGACGGCTTCGCCCTGGTGGAAATCCGCTTTGCTTGCTGAAGCCAAGGCAATCCATCGTGAAGATAGCGAACGTTGCGACCGTATCGGAGCGCTTGGCGCCGGTCTGTTGTCAAATGTCAATAGCATTCTTACAATTTGCAACACTGGAAGGCTGGCAACCGGCGGCATCGGGACAGCACTCGGTATCGTCCATACCCTGCATCGTCGCGGCTGGAAGGGCAAGGTCTATGTGCTCGAAACGCGGCCGCTTCTGCAAGGCGCCCGCCTGACAATGTGGGAACTGGCTCAAATGGGCGTCGATGCCACGTTGCTCGTCGATGCGGCTGCCGCATCCTTGATGGCGTCGGGAGCGGTCGGTTGCTGCCTGATCGGCGCCGACCGGATTGCTTCCAATGGCGATAC
Protein-coding regions in this window:
- a CDS encoding pantoate--beta-alanine ligase; translation: MSHCLYITISLARCQPYCRWSCSIFEFGRGRIAQVAYRAFHSPKDQDLNNTNAYIVEYRLSTTTKTLNTTNKKVRILRQPQEMSQLADLWHREGLRIGLVPTMGALHAGHLSLFRLLDGCCDRKVASIFVNPIQFGPEEDYTRYPRDEVSDLSLLTGAGCDVVFAPERKAVFPDGFSTYIEPADLLTTLCAPFRPGHFRGVSTIVLKLFNVTRCDAAAFGLKDYQQAMVIRRMVRDLDLPVELHFGETLREPDGLAMSSRNRYLSSDERRVAATLPHALEAARRMAAGGAVKVDDIIRIVSQRVVDAGAQVQYVQVVDPDNLSLRSEIGSKALLAAAIFVGRTRLIDNVLVGPEGETKPIAGGSVE
- a CDS encoding UDP-N-acetylglucosamine pyrophosphorylase is translated as MTIRPLIAVILAAGKGKRMKSDLPKVLHPLAGRPLVHYVIDLARDVSAMRIILVIGHGREQVERQTKATGVEYAVQVEQRGTADAVMAGKDLLSDFDGDLLILSGDVPLLRKRSIEQALEHHRRTVSVGTVFTFTPDDPAGYGRILRSPEGALIGIVEEKDADERVRAIYEVNAGIYIFDSRALFQALARIDSNNAAGEFYITDAVALLRNDGLPLAAWHIDDPVEVAGVNDTAQLAVLEVQLAVRRGG
- a CDS encoding LytR family transcriptional regulator; translated protein: MSTNPRPRMRYDADDPDRRLRVRLDLLIGLMIVQVLLSIGLWVDRYRSQGGTPLPPAAQEAFQTPESASPSTPSSPPLSVLDETPVTQVYTSDPVIEEPPVVREPVSEPKREPAAGSKIRIQVLNGCGVPGVAKRARDWLARRNYDVRDVGNADRQDYRMSKVVNRSGIQGAARDLARVLGVDESHVSNQAGPAGLDFDLTFIIGKDYKRLPFAR
- the rsfS gene encoding ribosome silencing factor; this encodes MSPIKPGQPGSTSILPSSSARIISGCRLPAKPRRALLPRTLARRAALLAADKQALDILVLDVRAATDFTDFFVICSGAVDVHVSAIADHIEREMRAMGYRPAHTEGADTRRWILLDYVDIVVHIFQPDARTYYALERLWGDAKVVNIKGLEES
- a CDS encoding arginine--tRNA ligase — protein: MDSARLRRYRSAHLPTRCAHLLRPRTPLGGCQSCEYQRSGGVVRLTAEIAGHLRDLASSLGVEVSEARVELPRQGAFGDFASNLPMVIAARLGRKPIEVAEEIARRYPTSSEGVGAVEAAPPGFLNFHLAPGWFHNLLREILVSPGEYGASREGAGRRWNFEFVSANPTGPLNVVSARAASVGDALIRIFRRRGFDAVSEYYFNDAGRQVRLLGASVLARSDQIRSGIAEVVIPEDGYHGEYVLDIARAWQEAQHEAAYENDESVGGWATNWMLERQRTQLNRFRVGFDVWFREASLHTDGRVEDVVRKMKEVDQAYEREGALWFRASAFGDTDDRVMVTSEGRATYRVPDMAYHLDKFGRGFEKAVVLLGPDHHGAIITLQAALKALGLPDSFYEGIIVQQVNLLRDGEPVKMSKRAGQLVTLDELVDEVGVDAARFFFLRRKISTPLDFDIELAKRHSDENPVYYVQYAHARICSILRQPGADALNGTPAKYLNLLQEKEELDVLRSLMLFDWTLEAVVRSLEPSLMTTYLIDVAKAFHYFYTKHRVLTDDRERSSARLALCRGTAAVLKEGLELIGVEAPERM
- a CDS encoding site-specific DNA-methyltransferase, whose protein sequence is MNQLHYGDNLEVLRERISDESVDLIYIDPPFNSKRDYNIIYDGATAQAEAFKDTWSLQSWQNERQLIFFDEPQRYARLHRFIQALEVLRIDSDPSLFGYLVNMGIRIVELHRVLKSTGSFYLHCDPTASHYLKVLLDDVFGKANFRNEIIWHYGGWVHQRMNQFPRKHDVILYYSKSESNTFHPLSVPWDRYEYIRLRRQAIHKESDGREYIYDRRGGKGQKRYLDVAMNEGRSVTSVWDIRALTSSAKERLGFPTQKPESLLSRIIRASSNEGDVVLDAFCGCGTTVVAAQRLNRKWIGIDITYLAIDLVRERLLDQFYRVEGEPEVESARRFDSEVTIHGIPRDIEGVRHLATRTKGDRVRKEYEKWAVFSVGGVYSEKKGADSGIDGYFLLDDFSSEGEHQIVRGLIQVKSGRVGVREVRDFAHVLEREGAPLGIFVTLEPPTGPMLQEIDRLEPWRSGRGKVIDRITMITAEDILSARLPALPIRRATRRASRVVPEVEQHDLLQDNGI
- a CDS encoding sugar kinase translates to MSTPLHLTVVGSAALDTIETPHGRADDALGGSALYLGAAGSLFAPTHIVAVVGEDFPQQSVEFLAGRGVDLGGLTIAKGPTFRWHGRYHNDMNRRDTLALDLGVFAGFNPQLPTAAAEAGILMLANIDPTLQENVLRQMVKPRLVAYDTMNHWITGSRAAVQSLLRKVDLVLLNDEELALLTGGPATIENAGTLLEMGPRFAVVKKGEHGAILFCKSEPPFLCPAFPVRRPVDPTGAGDTFAGGMLGYLAATGDFGTFSLRRAVVYGTLAASFAVEAFGMNRLQEITLDDVEERFRQFQAMVEF
- the mtnA gene encoding S-methyl-5-thioribose-1-phosphate isomerase, which translates into the protein MDHLSLEQVPAIEWVKGALRFIDQRLLPGRLQVIETADWRVVRRSILTLAIRGAPMIGIAAAYAVALAAAKSGSAGAGVGMSKVLRSLRSARPTAVNLSWALGRMEAIIGQTASPWWKSALLAEAKAIHREDSERCDRIGALGAGLLSNVNSILTICNTGRLATGGIGTALGIVHTLHRRGWKGKVYVLETRPLLQGARLTMWELAQMGVDATLLVDAAAASLMASGAVGCCLIGADRIASNGDTANKIGSLMLSRLAGSMRVPLYVAAPESTIDRSLANGQGIPIEHRAASEVTRLVKGASAFIPKVYNPAFDIVPGGSIAVIITEKEIYYPPYQV